A region of Saccharomyces mikatae IFO 1815 strain IFO1815 genome assembly, chromosome: 12 DNA encodes the following proteins:
- the MRPL4 gene encoding mitochondrial 54S ribosomal protein uL29m (similar to Saccharomyces cerevisiae MRPL4 (YLR439W); ancestral locus Anc_4.320) has product MWKRSFHSQGGPLLARTKFTKPKPKQPALPKDKIRLPTQLTHHSNNLKITEPIPPTASNLQCPDDHPLWQFFSNKKFIRSADDLPPSSHIRPWSIPELRHKSFNDLHSLWYNCLREQNVLARENHLLKNIVGSTHDEFSELSQSIRTTMWQIRHVLSERDLAYTASQKFLQDEGERKKFLDTLTNDHFLNKDIPDDEVASMLTRFQLAIFGISETIQDNTVDVNFVNGIKFLANLKLQRFKDSNDLISELSQETITDVGESFILFTSDFDSHAVQEACVAIKDLRKSPDNKVSKLDELHTVRKYLKQLIRANSMEQATA; this is encoded by the coding sequence ACTTCCCAAAGACAAAATAAGACTGCCCACCCAATTGACTCATCACTCCAACAACCTAAAGATCACGGAACCGATCCCACCAACTGCTTCGAACCTACAGTGTCCCGATGACCACCCGCTCTGGCAGTTCTTCtccaacaaaaaatttatcaGATCCGCCGACGACTTGCCGCCCTCCAGCCATATCAGACCCTGGTCTATTCCAGAGTTGAGACATAAGTCCTTCAATGACCTGCATTCGCTTTGGTACAATTGTCTTAGGGAGCAAAATGTGCTTGCCCGTGAAAATCATCTCCTGAAGAACATTGTCGGCTCCACGCACGACGAATTCAGTGAGCTTTCTCAGTCTATCAGAACCACGATGTGGCAAATCAGACACGTACTGAGCGAAAGAGATCTGGCGTATACAGCTTCGCAGAAATTTCTACAGGATGAAGGggaaaggaaaaagtttttggaTACTTTGACTAACGACCATTTCCTGAACAAGGACATCCCAGACGACGAAGTCGCCTCCATGCTCACACGATTCCAGTTGGCTATCTTTGGAATCTCGGAAACCATCCAGGACAATACAGTTGATGTTAACTTTGTAAACGGCATTAAATTCTTGGCCAACCTAAAACTGCAGCGATTCAAGGACTCCAATGACCTCATATCGGAGCTGTCGCAAGAAACCATCACAGACGTCGGCGAGTCCTTCATCTTGTTTACCTCCGACTTCGATTCTCATGCCGTTCAAGAAGCCTGCGTCGCCATCAAAGACTTGAGAAAATCGCCAGATAATAAAGTTTCAAAGCTAGACGAACTCCACACCGTTAGAAAATACTTGAAACAACTCATTCGTGCAAATTCCATGGAACAAGCAACTGCATGA
- the SEC39 gene encoding Sec39p (similar to Saccharomyces cerevisiae SEC39 (YLR440C); ancestral locus Anc_4.323) → MLEEQLYLLACIFSAKADTHNIKKLSTRLGSKSDYLKIICVLWPELDDPKNLSFLCESEEAVQSPIGEETTDEDVVVELLESDSGLISLIETDNTKRSSRYHDLQKFINNKCDNKPVENFEGWLRERILICNEIVPESPLLYSVLWEAAKPGELSTKFIEWVEGVIKPLNHLGERLHLIFKINEWEEIPDTELFNIIFDGVEDTQNHSNMANIIENELIPTLSYGNKCDIFVNEFFNKRQFSLKSNANYELFLKIYDSLEKLLENNSDTLRDLQSNVIDILFNNSENLFNLSNLINKLDELWNILSKFPDDITIKEQKTVTVLEMKQFMEFFTKCSTNFSFKEIFAITQEEESAQLAHFTSLCYDEFNKAKDISKFLQSMYETVLDFNKEDKIFTRIRMNDKLYSMLKILLEMNEFTYIEMIMEKFHYYDNAEAYELLVKFFWHFFNNASNGLSKEPEIKKASQTLNILQKYMSRLEGNNITKLEVLLELSDKLSHYSINLNKMHNGARDAAFKPSNILEYKDCPLDIISNLLELNPRLYKDLPTTKGLLFGIYDSLSIGREGQTGKMEVDLMILHIEYALVNLDFDTAYELSQQVFEFCQEGGQQMMKTLGDDHWLTLYQMGKFIDPNWVDNEIPTEIIVLQMNILGRLLAICPLEEVEVVTSQWSTLELELSARDLVRDKYALDGQNGNKGKVGGFAREIFHNVTSF, encoded by the coding sequence ATGTTAGAAGAGCAGTTATATCTACTAGCTTGCATTTTTTCAGCCAAAGCTGATACGcataatatcaaaaagtTGTCTACGAGGCTGGGTTCAAAATCGGATTATTTAAAAATCATTTGTGTTTTATGGCCAGAATTGGATGATCCAAAAAAcctttcatttctttgtGAATCAGAAGAGGCGGTGCAAAGTCCAATAGGAGAAGAAACCACCGACGAAGATGTGGTGGTAGAACTATTGGAAAGTGATAGTGGTTTGATTTCATTGATTGAAACTGATAATACAAAAAGATCAAGCAGATATCACGATTTACAAAAATTCATAAACAATAAATGCGATAATAAACCTGTAGAGAATTTTGAAGGTTGGTTGAGGGAAAGAATTTTAATATGTAATGAGATTGTACCTGAATCGCCTCTATTATACTCTGTATTATGGGAAGCCGCTAAACCAGGAGAACTCTCTACAAAGTTTATTGAATGGGTAGAAGGAGTAATAAAACCCTTGAACCACCTTGGTGAACGACTTCATTtaatattcaaaattaaTGAGTGGGAAGAAATCCCTGATACCGAGTTATTTAACATAATTTTTGATGGCGTTGAGGATACGCAGAATCATAGCAATATGGcaaatattattgaaaatgaactgATTCCTACTTTGTCTTATGGAAATAAATGTGATATTTTCGTTAATGAATTCTTTAATAAACGACAATTCTCGTTGAAATCTAATGCTAACTACgaattatttttgaagatataTGATAGCCTCGAAAAACTACTGGAAAATAACAGTGATACATTAAGAGACTTACAAAGTAATGTTATCGATATACTATTCAACAACAGTGAAAATTTATTCAACTTATCCAACTTGATTAATAAACTTGATGAGTTGTGGAATATTTTGAGCAAATTTCCAGATGATATTACAATAAAGGAGCAGAAAACTGTTACTGTTTTAGAAATGAAACAGTTTatggaatttttcaccAAATGTTCGaccaacttttcttttaaggAAATCTTCGCCATAacacaagaagaagaatctgCTCAGTTAGCACATTTTACGTCATTGTGTTATGATGAATTCAATAAAGCAAAGGACATCTCCAAATTTTTGCAATCAATGTATGAAACGGTTTTAGATTTTAACAAGGAAGATAAAATTTTCACCCGGATTCGTATGAATGATAAACTATACAGCATGttaaaaattcttttagaAATGAACGAATTCACATATATTGAAATGATCATGGAGAAATTTCATTACTATGACAATGCGGAAGCGTACGAACTTTTAGTGAAGTTCTTTTggcattttttcaataatgctTCTAATGGACTGAGTAAAGAACCGGAAATAAAGAAAGCTTCGCAAACATTAAATATACTTCAAAAGTACATGTCTCGACTGGAAGGTAATAATATCACAAAACTGGAAGTACTACTTGAGTTATCAGACAAACTATCGCATTATTCCATAAACCTAAACAAGATGCATAATGGGGCAAGAGATGCAGCTTTCAAGCCAAGTAATATTTTAGAATATAAAGATTGTCCTCTCGATATAATATCAAACTTACTGGAGTTGAACCCGCGATTGTATAAGGACCTACCCACCACAAAGGGGCTGCTATTCGGGATCTACGACAGTTTGTCGATTGGTAGAGAGGGACAAACAGGTAAAATGGAAGTAGATTTGATGATATTACATATTGAGTACGCCTTAGTAAACCTAGATTTTGACACGGCATACGAGCTGAGCCAGCAAGTGTTTGAATTTTGTCAAGAAGGAGGCCaacagatgatgaagactCTGGGCGATGACCATTGGTTGACATTATATCAAATGGGGAAATTTATCGATCCAAACTGGGTAGATAACGAGATTCCAACAGAGATAATTGTTTTACAGATGAACATCTTGGGTCGCCTATTAGCCATTTGCCCCCTTGAGGAGGTGGAGGTTGTTACATCGCAATGGAGCACCCTGGAATTGGAATTAAGCGCCCGTGACTTGGTGAGGGACAAATACGCACTAGATGGACAAAACGGTAATAAGGGTAAAGTGGGCGGCTTTGCCAGGGAGATTTTCCATAACGTGACAAGTTTTTGA
- the RPS1A gene encoding 40S ribosomal protein eS1 (similar to Saccharomyces cerevisiae RPS1A (YLR441C) and RPS1B (YML063W); ancestral locus Anc_4.325), whose amino-acid sequence MAVGKNKRLSKGKKGQKKRVVDPFTRKEWFDIKAPSTFENRNVGKTLVNKSTGLKSASDALKGRVVEVCLADLQGSEDHSFRKIKLRVDEVQGKNLLTNFHGMDFTTDKLRSMVRKWQTLIEANVTVKTSDDYVLRIFAIAFTRKQANQVKRHSYAQSSHIRAIRKVISEILTKEVQGSTLAQLTSKLIPEVINKEIENATKDIFPLQNIHVRKVKLLKQPKFDVGALMALHGEGSGEEKGKKVTGFKDEVLETV is encoded by the coding sequence ATGGCTGTCGGAAAGAATAAGAGACTATCCAAGGGTAAGAAAGGTCAAAAGAAGAGAGTCGTTGACCCATTTACCAGAAAGGAATGGTTCGACATTAAGGCTCCATCcacttttgaaaacagaAATGTTGGTAAGACTTTAGTTAACAAGTCTACTGGTTTGAAGAGTGCTTCAGATGCTTTGAAGGGTAGAGTTGTCGAAGTTTGCTTGGCCGACTTGCAAGGTTCTGAAGACCATTCCTTCAGAAAGATCAAATTAAGAGTCGACGAAGTTCAAGGTAAGAATCTATTGACCAACTTCCACGGTATGGATTTCACTACTGATAAATTGAGATCCATGGTCAGAAAATGGCAAACTTTGATCGAAGCTAACGTTACCGTTAAGACCTCCGATGATTACGTTTTGAGAATCTTTGCTATCGCTTTCACCAGAAAGCAAGCCAACCAAGTCAAGAGACATTCTTATGCTCAATCTTCCCACATCAGAGCCATCAGAAAGGTTATTTCTGAAATCTTGACCAAAGAAGTTCAAGGTTCCACCTTAGCCCAATTAACATCTAAGTTGATTCCAGAAGTTATCAACAAGGAGATTGAGAACGCTACCAAGGACATTTTCCCACTACAAAACATTCATGTTAGAAAGGTTAAGTTGTTGAAACAACCAAAGTTCGACGTTGGTGCTTTGATGGCTTTACACGGTGAAGGTTCTGGTGAAGAAAAGGGTAAGAAGGTTACCGGTTTCAAGGATGAAGTCTTGGAAACTGTGTAA
- the SIR3 gene encoding chromatin-silencing protein SIR3 (similar to Saccharomyces cerevisiae SIR3 (YLR442C) and ORC1 (YML065W); ancestral locus Anc_4.327) has product MAETLRDLEGWQVVITDDQGRIIDENRRRRSRKRGVENVFLKRISDGLSFGKGESVIFNDNVTETYSVYLIHEIRLNTLNNLVEIWVFSYLRWFELKPKLYYEQFRPDLIKENHPVDFYKEKFLNEVNKSELYLTAELSEIWLKDFIAVGQIIPESQWNDSKIEKVEDRDFLVRYACEPTAERFVPINIFQIIKRVKEMEPKQSDEYLKRISVPASANKINKQVMHKIEPERSTKRQQRLVRKPQMKEIKVEPPSDDDIYKRNVPYQQEGSENYGSPFPENKYILFDSPSTSPAALTSSTGTPMVVKKRAISKELVVSEEIPINSSEQESDDEDPTERNGKLQPDPYLSSFQSNSKPTNGFTTFDVHHDSIRRVNQDDEIEEESDGFTTESSDEVISAVNKRRVNQEDKMSKKIRKMSIQETQGISQNDDIKRDSTIKGTKNTRIPKGRSRDDNTSMKPVAARGSAKMIDFVALSKLKKKYQIILDRFAPENQTVDLSQLKTVTKTQKNLNVADLEDKLREASPTSEKDTILSKLNDGINLKDLIKQSLRKKELLSSQIEDFIKVYLPIYDSLVSSQNMLFYVTNADVPAKSRLVCDVMNELVTSSAQKELPYFDYIYIDALELTEVNALFEKIWTAVSKDKLSGDVSMEALNFYFTNVPKAKKRRTLILIQNLDNRLNKTIIQHFNKWISSENSKLSAVCIGDVDITEQINMIPLLQGHFKKIILDKVNKDELRQAIISHLTSLLKPFYVRVNDKKQMSLYSNIRGGQKQELPDNVNAINHNINSKITELIAKNIANISDSTKKAFKICEIAVEISKNDFVRKGGLQKGKPVVSQEMVPRYFSEAINGFKDETFSKKVIGMSLLVRTFLYTLARETEGSNSRTLAMETLLIRMVKMLQDNPDYKASREIKKVICGVWEPKITIEILKQFSWISIINELVGEKLVTVVLEEPGASIMVELKHPLEIIHASSMDEAFKNLDTFD; this is encoded by the coding sequence ATGGCTGAAACGTTGAGAGATCTAGAGGGATGGCAAGTCGTCATCACTGATGATCAAGGAAGGATCATTGACGAAAACAGGAGAagaagatcaagaaaaagaggagTAGAGAAtgtttttttgaaaagaatttccGATGGATTGAGCTTTGGGAAAGGAGAAAGTGTAATATTCAACGATAATGTGACAGAAACGTATTCTGTTTATCTGATTCACGAGATAAGACTTAATACATTAAATAACCTCGTGGAGATTTGGGTTTTCTCCTATTTGAGATGGTTCGAACTCAAACCAAAGCTGTATTACGAACAGTTCAGACCAGATTtaataaaggaaaaccATCCTGTGGAtttttacaaagaaaaatttctaaaCGAAGTGAATAAGAGTGAGTTATATTTAACTGCTGAATTATCAGAAATTTGGCTTAAGGATTTCATTGCCGTAGGACAAATAATTCCAGAGTCGCAGTGGAATGATAGTAAAATCGAAAAGGTGGAAGATAGGGATTTTCTAGTACGTTATGCATGCGAACCTACTGCAGAAAGATTTGTCCCaataaatatttttcagatCATCAAAAGAgtcaaagaaatggaacCTAAGCAATCTGATGAAtacttgaaaagaatatctgTACCAGCCAGTGCGAATAAGATAAACAAACAAGTAATGCATAAGATAGAACCCGAAAGATCAACAAAGAGACAGCAAAGATTAGTAAGGAAGCCTCagatgaaagaaattaaagtcGAGCCTCCTTCTGACGAcgatatatataaaaggAATGTACCGTATCAGCAAGAAGGCTCAGAAAACTACGGCTCACCCTTTCCCGAGAATAAGTATATCTTATTTGATAGCCCATCAACGTCACCGGCAGCGCTAACGTCATCCACAGGTACTCCGATGGtcgtaaaaaaaagagctATATCAAAAGAGTTGGTTGTTTCGGAAGAAATACCAATAAACTCGTCAGAGCAAGaatctgatgatgaagatccAACAGAACGAAATGGTAAACTCCAGCCAGACCCATATTTATCTTCATTCCAGTCAAATTCGAAACCAACGAATGGGTTTACAACATTTGATGTTCACCACGATAGCATAAGAAGAGTGAATCAAGATGATGAGATCGAAGAAGAATCGGATGGGTTTACTACTGAAAGTTCTGATGAAGTGATATCTGCAGTAAATAAAAGACGTGTGAACCAGGAAGATAAAATgagcaaaaaaattagaaaaatGAGCATTCAAGAAACGCAAGGaatttctcaaaatgatgatattAAAAGAGATAGCACCATAAAAGGAACTAAAAATACTAGAATTCCAAAGGGTAGGAGTAGAGACGATAATACGAGTATGAAGCCTGTTGCTGCGAGAGGTAGTGCCAAGATGATTGACTTTGTTGCTTTATcgaagttgaagaaaaagtatcAAATAATTTTAGATCGGTTTGCTCCAGAGAATCAAACTGTTGATTTATCTCAATTGAAGACGGTAACAAAGACACAGAAAAACCTTAACGTCGCAGACCTCGAGGATAAGCTTAGAGAAGCAAGCCCTACATCTGAAAAGGACACAATTTTGTCAAAGCTTAATGACGGGATCAACCTAAAAGATTTAATCAAACAATCATTACGAAAGAAGGAACTACTAAGCTCACAGATTGAGGATTTTATAAAAGTATATCTTCCGATTTACGATAGTTTAGTTTCTTCTCAAAATATGCTATTTTATGTGACTAATGCAGACGTACCTGCTAAATCTAGACTTGTGTGTGACGTCATGAACGAGCTGGTCACCTCATCAGCCCAAAAGGAACTGCCTTATTTTGATTACATTTACATCGATGCGTTGGAATTGACTGAAGTGAATGCACTATTTGAGAAAATATGGACTGCTGTCTCTAAAGATAAGCTTTCCGGTGATGTATCAATGGAGGCTTTGAACTTCTATTTTACTAATGTTCCGAAGGcgaaaaagagaagaacaCTGATATTAATTCAAAATCTCGACAATCGCCTGAATAAAACGATCATTCAACACTTTAACAAATGGATATCTTCAGAGAATTCGAAACTGTCTGCCGTTTGCATTGGCGATGTCGACATTACAGAGCAAATTAATATGATACCGTTACTTCAAGGGCacttcaagaaaatcatACTTGATAAAGTAAATAAAGACGAATTACGACAAGCAATCATCTCACATCTCACGTCCTTACTGAAGCCGTTCTATGTAAGAGTAAACGATAAAAAGCAAATGTCTCTATACAGCAATATTCGTGGAGGACAGAAACAAGAATTGCCAGATAATGTGAACGCGATAAATCACAATATTAACAGCAAAATTACTGAACTAattgcaaaaaatatagCAAACATAAGTGATAGTACGAAAAAAGCCTTCAAAATATGTGAGATTGCCGTAGAAATCTCTAAAAATGACTTCGTCAGAAAAGGTGGTCTACAAAAGGGTAAACCAGTAGTATCCCAAGAGATGGTGCCACGTTATTTTTCAGAAGCAATTAACGGGTTTAAAGATGAAACATTCtcaaaaaaagtaataGGGATGTCTCTACTGGTGAGGACATTCTTATACACTTTGGCGCGTGAAACTGAAGGCTCGAATAGCCGCACACTTGCTATGGAGACTCTCTTAATCAGGATGGTGAAGATGTTGCAGGACAACCCAGATTACAAAGCATCaagagaaatcaaaaaagtaataTGCGGTGTCTGGGAACCCAAGATAACCATAGAAATATTGAAGCAGTTCTCATGGATAAGTATAATCAATGAGCTAGTCGGAGAAAAGTTGGTTACTGTGGTACTTGAAGAGCCAGGCGCCAGTATTATGGTAGAGCTGAAACATCCTTTAGAAATAATACATGCATCTTCAATGGACGAAGCGTTCAAGAATTTGGACACATTTGATTAG
- the ECM7 gene encoding Ecm7p (similar to Saccharomyces cerevisiae ECM7 (YLR443W); ancestral locus Anc_4.328), with amino-acid sequence MQVSRVRDIITRPFQNLTALEKVVQWLRLGTTLLIISFGLALTVGPLSSPRTLYMSRLDTYSADITTGLFTVLRQSMEQSTSTEENNGVGLTTSELYILTAYTESQIKNVPQYITVSLYGRCDSTYTMVEVFDSEGNMHSVKNSTTKSTCSTMGTNYLFDYREVLANLGLDIVLDYAYNKIGSQQAESSAYMAYMKNLKHKKANVLHLLYAVISFQVCMLFLMIWYYYIKGRFMNALKERALVHINSLLSLVVFIGGLTSTISLAWVNYTIQSRINSELEAFGFSYHLGVTWFALLWCFAGLISVSCLAWSGLEWCISDNGTSYGGGIDDKFLGYQAGVFTDVDLDDETSHNQRYLQRQSTSGEAELMRNSETMETINKTANIDLNRADETNTDLDNANDTTELGDSNRNEPFASREEFELQDIRFRPSNDSEESIQRVIKPSSALQF; translated from the coding sequence ATGCAAGTGTCAAGAGTACGAGATATTATAACCAGGCCGTTTCAAAACCTTACTGCTTTGGAGAAAGTGGTTCAATGGTTACGATTAGGGACGACTTTGCTTATAATTTCGTTTGGGTTGGCGTTGACTGTTGGACCCCTTTCCTCGCCGAGAACATTATATATGTCGCGACTGGATACTTATTCTGCTGATATTACGACGGGTTTATTTACCGTATTGAGGCAATCTATGGAACAATCAACATCgacagaagaaaataatggcGTAGGGCTGACAACGTCTGAATTATACATACTAACTGCTTACACTGAGagtcaaataaaaaacgtTCCTCAGTATATCACAGTTTCACTTTACGGGAGGTGTGATTCTACGTATACAATGGTAGAGGTATTTGACTCAGAAGGAAATATGCATAGCGTCAAGAACTCGACCACCAAGAGTACCTGCAGTACTATGGGAACTAATTATCTATTCGATTATCGTGAGGTATTAGCAAACTTAGGCTTGGATATTGTTTTAGATTACGCCTATAACAAAATAGGCTCACAGCAGGCAGAAAGTTCTGCATATATGGCTTAtatgaagaatttgaaacatAAAAAGGCCAACGTGCTACATTTACTCTATGCAGTTATTAGTTTCCAGGTGTGTATGttatttttgatgatatgGTACTATTACATAAAGGGAAGATTCATGAACGCACTTAAAGAAAGGGCACTTGTCCATATCAACTCCTTGCTATCGCTCGTTGTTTTTATTGGAGGCTTAACAAGTACCATAAGTCTTGCATGGGTTAACTACACTATCCAATCAAGAATTAATTCAGAACTAGAGGCCTTTGGGTTTTCTTACCATCTCGGAGTTACGTGGTTTGCTCTTCTATGGTGCTTTGCGGGTTTAATTTCTGTATCGTGCTTAGCTTGGTCTGGCTTGGAATGGTGTATTTCTGATAATGGTACGTCCTATGGAGGTggaattgatgataagTTTTTGGGTTATCAAGCTGGCGTATTCACCGACGTAGATCTAGATGATGAAACTTCTCACAATCAACGTTATTTACAACGGCAGTCTACTTCAGGCGAGGCTGAGTTAATGAGAAATAGTGAAACCATGGAAACAATAAATAAAACTGCTAATATTGATTTAAACAGAGCTGATGAAACTAACACTGATTTAGATAATGCAAATGACACCACAGAACTAGGTGATAGCAACAGAAATGAACCGTTTGCTAGTAGAGAGGAATTTGAATTGCAGGACATAAGATTCCGGCCAAGCAACGACAGTGAAGAGAGCATACAAAGAGTTATCAAGCCTTCATCAGCATTACAGTTTTGA
- the GMC2 gene encoding Gmc2p (similar to Saccharomyces cerevisiae GMC2 (YLR445W); ancestral locus Anc_4.331) has product MNDTTEVPNQPTENERNPTLTNPDPSSSSPEIVNKIPSLFSLAAEWQINNPQETFQNNILENDVLKRISEITTLIKESYKDLSSQDGMMSKEQQEKMDWDLFCTVPVNIIEQYTKDMDEIFEKMEKLAKQQRLWCESAFQIDVERCGDSILNAETWMKKKERYLEYKNIEMERSANEIKETIQRLTDDK; this is encoded by the exons atgaaTGATACTACTGAAGTCCCCAATCAACCAACTGAGAATGAAAGGAATCCTACTCTGACAAATCCAGAcccatcatcatcaagtCCAGAAATTGTCAACAAAATACCAAGTCTTTTCAGCTTAGCCGCCGAATGGCAAATAAATAATCCACAAGAGACCTTTCAAAACAACATCCTGGAAAATGATGTATTAAAAAGAATTAGTGAAATTACTACTTTGATCAAAGAATCTTACAAAGATCTCTCCAGCCAAGATGGGATGATGTCTAAAGAACAACAGGAAAAGATGGATTGGGACTTGTTTTGTACCGTTCCTGTAAACATTATTGAGCAATATACAAAAGATATGGACGAAATATTtgagaaaatggaaaaacTGGCAAAA CAACAACGTCTGTGGTGTGAATCTGCCTTTCAAATCGATGTGGAAAGATGTGGGGACTCCATTCTCAATGCTGAGACGtggatgaaaaagaaggagcGCTATCTAGAATACAAGAATATTGAAATGGAAAGATCCGCAAACGAAATCAAGGAGACCATTCAAAGATTAACAGATGATAAATAA
- the NGK1 gene encoding hexokinase (similar to Saccharomyces cerevisiae YLR446W; ancestral locus Anc_4.336): MTIESAVARELANLIIPADSIVNVVDQFQEELLSRLQTNTISMLPQCLVPDERSRWNPKDRILAIDFGGTRLKFAIISLPQIVIEYNDAFELTYNIVDSNFFNQIIYTICTRLAANGYIKSKNETYEMPKFFVSVTFSFPLNSKGEVVAMGKGFVMTNALQGSTVKQLIQSSFEQIISDNIEEFFCAMNVCDVINDAIAVSLTSKFICESDSISLIIGTGTNACFEVPYGYLPPFKKNALKETLPSSYNKETLNFKHVLINSEIGFVGKNIISLQPFDIHGGISYEMPLECVTSGKWLPLSLKKILLQYNIISKDSTIEFNGEMMCQLAENSNNIWFENQHYTLICLIARLLIKRAAFYVAAIVQAIDIITGCKNYNFIHVGYVGSFLHNSAFYREQIKHYSSIDIRLQFLNHSNLLGAAIATYLNKSDK; encoded by the coding sequence atGACAATTGAAAGCGCAGTGGCTCGAGAATTAGCAAATTTGATTATACCCGCTGACTCAATTGTTAACGTCGTTGACCAATTTCAAGAAGAGTTATTATCACGACTTCAGACAAACACAATTTCTATGCTCCCGCAGTGTTTGGTACCGGATGAACGATCACGATGGAACCCAAAGGATAGGATTCTCGCGATTGATTTCGGTGGAACAAGGTTAAAATTTGCAATAATCTCATTGCCCCAAATTGTCATTGAATATAATGATGCCTTTGAGCTTACTTACAACATCGTTGAttcgaatttttttaatcaAATTATCTATACAATATGTACCAGGCTGGCTGCAAATGGTTATATAAAGAGTAAGAATGAAACTTACGAAATGCccaagttttttgtttccgTGACATTCAGTTTTCCTCTAAATTCAAAAGGCGAGGTAGTTGCTATGGGAAAAGGCTTTGTAATGACCAATGCTCTTCAAGGATCAACGGTGAAACAGCTTATTCAATCGTCCTTTGAACAGATAATATCAGacaatattgaagaatttttttgtgCGATGAACGTGTGTGATGTAATAAACGACGCAATTGCAGTTTCATTAACAAGCAAGTTTATATGCGAGAGTGATTCAATTTCACTTATAATTGGAACAGGCACAAACGCATGTTTCGAGGTACCCTATGGATATTTACCACCATTTAAGAAGAATGCCTTGAAGGAAACTTTGCCGTCGAGTTATAATAAGGAAACATTAAATTTCAAACATGTTCTCATCAATTCTGAAATTGGTTTTGTTGGGAAAAATATCATCTCGTTACAACCATTTGACATTCATGGAGGAATCTCATATGAAATGCCATTAGAATGTGTCACTTCCGGTAAGTGGCTCCCTCTTTcgctaaaaaaaattctattGCAGTATAATATAATCTCCAAAGATTCTACAATAGAATTTAATGGAGAGATGATGTGCCAATTGGCAGAAAACTCCAACAATATTTGGTTCGAAAACCAGCATTATACGCTGATCTGTCTAATCGCCCGTCTTCTAATCAAAAGAGCTGCATTTTACGTTGCTGCAATAGTACAAGCTATTGATATCATCACAGGCTGCAAAAACTATAACTTCATTCATGTTGGCTATGTGGGATCCTTTCTGCACAATTCTGCCTTTTATCGGGAACAGATAAAACATTATTCCAGCATTGACATTAGGTTGCAATTCTTGAACCACAGTAATCTATTGGGGGCAGCCATAGCTACTTACTTGAACAAGTCAGACAAGTGA